Part of the Canis aureus isolate CA01 chromosome 3, VMU_Caureus_v.1.0, whole genome shotgun sequence genome, gaggcagagacaccggcagagggagaagcaggctccatgcagggagtctgatgcaggactcagtcccgggactccaggatcaggccccgggccgaaggcaggcactaagcttttgagccacccagggatcccctctctcaaagaaataaaatcttaaaaaaaaaaaaaaaaaaaaaaaaagcccagcgAGGCAATGAGCAGAAAATTCAGGTCACTCTAGATTTAATGCTTGCCTTCAGAGTTGATCAGCCTCAGGTGTAGAACAGGGCCATATGGAGAATAATTATGCCTCATTAATATAATTAGAGTTAAAGATAATTTCCATTAGGATGCCCAATATCTCTTGGACTCATAAGGGTGCATAAATAATTTTCTCCTAGAATTTGGGGCCAGGAAAGAATCTGCCGAGTTCAAATTCCTTGTGAAGATGTCCTTCTTCCTAAGAAGTACGTGCTCCCTTATAATttattctctgcctctttcaaaaGCCACTTGTAGGTAGGTAACAAAATTAATGTAGGattatagaaatgaagaatgataTTCAGGACAAAGAAGAAACAGTCAGAAAGCAGCTAGAAGGGGAGACAGACTCAGAGGCTGCAGTGAATTTTTCCCCCTGAAACGGAGCAGTAAATTTAGCTCTTGCCTGGCAGCCAAGGCGGTTAGGCAACACAAGGACTCATGGAGTGTTCATCATCTAATTAAAACAGCAAACCTGTTTGCTCAGAAAAAGGCATTTTCCAGGAGGTGAGGGAAGGTGGCTGCAAAGACAGCTGCCGGCTCGCGGTCCCCCCTGCCACCGTCTGACCCTGGGACCCAGGATGAGCCCACTGCCACCTGCTGTCTGTCCTGGAAGCGACGCCACCAAGCAAAGTAATAGTTTAGCCCTCTGCCTTTGCTTTGAGGGGAACAAATGTTTCCGTGGCTCCTCTCAGCCTCTTGCTCACCTCTGGACTCTGCATTTAATCAATCTGGAATCCCTTCACCTCCACCCGGCCCCCTCTTTCCCATATCTCTCCTGGTGGAAAAAGTCGTCTTTGATGGCAGCGTGGCCGACCCTGCCTGAACCTCGCCAGACAGGCTGCCGGTGCCTCATCAGAGATTCACTCAAAAGAGCCAACAGGTGGAAACACCCCAAGTAGCTGttgatggatgaacagataaaaaagTGGTGAATGCAAACACTGGaatattagccttaaaaaggaaggaaatgccgACACgtctacaacatggatgaacccagaGGACATTATGCTCCGGGAGGTAAGCCAGTTACAGAAGGACAAGTCTTGGATAATCCCATTTCTGTGAGGTACCCGGAGCAGTCAAATCAGAGACAAAGTCGAATGGTGGGGGcaaggggctggggaaggggggaaaTGGAGAGGGGTTGTTTAATGGGTGCAGAGTTCTAGTTTTGCACGGGGCAGAAAGTTCTGGACGTGGTgctggtgatggctgcacaacaatgtgGATGTATTAATACTGCTGAAggatacacttaaaaatggttaagatggtaaactttGGGTTACGTGTATTTTACTACAGTGAAAAGAAACATAAACCAATCACCCAAGCATCCAACCAGCAACAAAAAGTGACAGCCCCCAAGCTGCCATTGCCTAGTAACGGGTGATGAGAGGAGAGTAAAATGCAGCccacattcccccccccccccgcccctcaggAGCCTGTCTCCTGCCCAAGGACCACCTGCCCGGGCTTCTCAGCTGCTTACCTTCTTGTTTTTCTCATACAGATCCTTCAGAAGGGCATCCAGCTCATTCTCATCAATATAGCCACTCCCGTcctggtgggggagcagaggcagcGCAGAGCTCTAGTACTCACggcccccaccctctccccagcttGCCTCCTAGTTCCCCCAGCTCATCCCAGGGAGCTTGCAGCCTGACCTCCCTTCCTGCTGCGCAAAGGCGTTCACACCGCACTGTGTCAAAATAACACCTAACTGCTGACTTTACCAGCCAAGGCAGGAACAGGACACTTGAGGGCAAATTTACGTCTGAGGTTTTTCATTTGCACTGAAAATATAAATGGGGTTCAGGAAGCGTTTAGCTAACTCCCTAAGATGTCAGGACAGGCACAGGGGCTTATTTATAGTTTACCCCCACCCTTTAGTTATGAGGAAGACTACTGGAGCCACACAGCTGGGGGCAAGCGAAGGAGGGGTGATGGGCGGTAAGGAGGGCCTCTCCCTCCCAACGTCCTAGCAAAGCACTTGGCTCCAGTGCAACATTATGACCTGGCTCGGAGGGCGCAGTACTGAGCACCTCCTGACTCTGAACGAAGTGgagccatctgggcctgggggCTCCCCTGCTGACGTGACCCCTGCTTTTCCATCCCATGCTGTCCTCCCTCTTACCTTGTCGTAAAATGTGAAAATCGCGTTGAACTCCTCTGAGGTCAGCTTCATGCCCTGTAAGGCCCGAGGTattaaagagagaagcagaagcccagcagagtgtgtgtgtgtgtgtgcgtgcacgtgcaAGTGTGTACACGAATGAGTACgagtttgtgcatgtgtgtgcacacgtggcATGTGTGAGCGAGCACGTgtctgcatgtgcatgtgtgcacaagtgAGCGAGCGTATGTGTCTGCACGtctgtatgtatataaaaatgagcCAGCATtatgtgtctgcatgtgtgcatgtgtgtgagcgagtgtgtctgggtgtgtgcacgtgtgcatgtatgtgaatgtgcatgtgtgtgctggaGGGCGGACAGGAGGGTGGCAGGGTGCTGTGCATGGGgatgagggaagggaaggaaagcagaGTGGCTCTTTTACCTGAAATTTAAGCAGGAAGTTTTCCTGTACAGGCAAGAGTCTGGAAAGAAAGTGTTAGAGCAGAGCTTAGGAGACAGGGCAGAGGCAAGAACAACGGTacgcaggggtgggaggggggttgggggtggaagCGGCGCCCGTAGTTCTAGAAGCAGTCTCTGGGCATTAGGAATTAGTGGCAAGTTCTACAAGGAGGGACACGGACACACTGAGGTGCCTTCACTCTAGCTTGGTCTTGAGCTTCATGATACCCTGTCACTTTCCCCACTGACTGGTCTTAGAGCCAGGGAGGGTGGCACGGAGTGGTCTGCAGAGGTCCCGGGAAGAGTGACCCCAGGGGTGAGGTCGGGCACTTACCGGGACATCTCCGAGAGGCCCAGTTTGCCATCCCCGTTCAAGTCGAACATCCGCAGCTGTTGGGGACAGACAGAGGTGCTGGGTGATTGGCTCTGACCCCTCATGTGGCCCTGACCTGCCATCCCCTCGTTGGAGAGAAGGGGAGATGGTGGGTGTGTTCCTGCCTCCTCCGAGGTCACCCGGGGGCCAGAGGCCAGCATGGTCTAAACTGGTCCCcgctcctctctccccttctcggGGCCCCAGAAGCACAGCAGGCCAGCACCCAAGGCCCACCCTCTCCAAGCCCATCCTCTCCCAGAGCTCTGGAGGTTGTCATGGAAACAGATGCTCCCAGTCTCACACTAGCTCAGCGAGGACCTCAGACAGGGTGTGTGGGGCCAGGGACCGGCATCTCTGCTGCCAGTTGCCACTGGGAGTCACTTCACCGGGGTCTGAAGACTCAGCCAACAAAAGACGCTGCAAACCCAGAATCCCACTGGCTTGGCGCCCCCTGTCCTGTGCGTCAGCCCACTCACTATGGTTTGGGTGTATTCCTGGAGTTTGGGTTCATCGTATGGCCGGTTTGCCTTCTTCAGCAGGTCAGACAGAAATCCCTAGAATACAAAAGGTCTCCTCAGAGCTCCTGACTCAGCCGGCGCCCCCATTCCTTCTCCATCAGTCACTAGTCAGCTTGTTTTCTGAGGTCTCCCACCTGGATGGTCGACATCCCTCATAATGTGCTAATCCCTAATGCTTGCAGAATGGCCACGAAGGCCTGGAGCTACCTCCTGGATGCAACTTCACCCCCTCAGAGAGCCCAGGACACAGGGCCTGGGGGTCACTAGTTGCAGAGGAATGGAGGGGTAGGGGGGCAAGCCGGGAGGCCAGCCTGCTGGAACTGCCACGAAGGTGCCTGTCCTGGACACTCATTTGCAAACGAGTATAGTTTGGCCCAGCTCCATGGTGGCCCTACAGTTCCACGTTACCGATTCACCCGGCCGTCCTGAACACGTCCCCGTTTCCGAGCCAGGCTTAAGTATTCCCAAGCAGCCTACCAACCCTGGTTCCTCATCCaacgcctcccccctccccgggttCCTTAAACCTACCAGCCCCCGGGCCTCAGTCCCATTCTCTGTGCCTTCCGTGCCGTCCCCAAGGCCCATCCTACCTTGAGCTCGTTGGCTTCAATGTAGCCACTTCTGTCGGTGTCGTACTTTCGCCAAGCCTGCAAGGGGAATGCCAACCTGTTTGCAAAGACCTGCCAACATGTCTGAGCTTCCTTCCTATTTCCTTTAGTGGACCAGACTGGGTCTTGATGTTCAAGAATATTACAGAGGGATTGGGACATGGAGATGGTCTAGCTCCATCGCTTCTGTGTCACATGAAGAAACGAAGGGAAGTGtcttggccaaggtcacatagagaaggaaaaaacctGCTGGGACAATGTCTCTCCACCCCAACTGGCTACAAGCCGGGGTCtctttttgggttgttttgtaaCTAgggttatggttttcttttctcttctttttctggataGGGTTATGGTTTTCTGAAGTGCTAACCAAGCAACTTCTAGATCTAGGGTCCAGTGGATCCAATTTTGCTGTGGGCATATAGTGTGTTCTTTTACTGCTCTGGAAGCTTCTCATTCTTGGGGTGAGGGAGCAAGGGTCAGAACCTTCTGGAAGGGGCAGAAACAGGCTTTGGTTACTCTTCACTGTattccttcctccatccctccagTCATGGTGCACACAGCACCCACGTCTGAGGGGGAGCAGAGCTGGGAGTGTAGTCAGCTTGCTCAGACTATCTCAAGGCCAAAAGCAttcctttctccattttgttttgttttaaggtacCCACCCCATCTGTGCTCAGTCTAGAGAACTCCACTTCCCCAAATCTTTGATCTCTGTAGGTTCCTGGTCATATTTCTTAGATTTTCTTTCAAGTATTCGCCCCTTGACTTTTTGTCTCTTCTTCCCCAGCTCAAACTGCTCAGTGGACACCAGTGACACCTGGTTTACTGAGAATCAGCAGGCATTAATTATTTTACCAAATTTGgatcccctgcctcccctcccctcgccaTTTCATGTCTCCCTTTTGTTGTCAGGAGTGTGAGTTTTTAGAGATCCCAGAATCTTTTTTCCACATCAGCAGACAAGACTGTGTAGTTCTCCTGGTATAGTGGTGGCTCAGGAAatctattagtattttttttaatcctgattcttaaaaaagttttaagatgTGAGCAAATCCCAACGAAAGGGTAGACTTATACCACAGACAATTTGGATAGGTGGTATTTGATTAGGGGACCATCTTttctctggggggaaaaaaatgctttggttccatcaaaatatttcttcccagGCCCAGAAAGCCTGCCCTTGAGAAAGTACTAATATGCGCAGGTTTACAGATACGACTTCACCAGCCACCTGCATATACTTAGTGCATTAGAATTTAGTTCatctgggacaccagggtggctcagtggttgagtgtctgcctttggctcaggctatgatctcggggtcctgggattgagtcccacactgagctccccctgcaggagcctgcttctccctctgcctatgtctttgcttctctgtgtctttcataaataaataaataaaatcttaaaaaaaattagttcatcTGAGTCCTGACAGGGAAAAAAGGCAGATACTCACTAAGTTGCCTAAAAGGAGGGCAACCCAAAGGGGCCCGAGTCCCCACTCAGGGCAAAGCATCactttggtttttgctttttttctggagAGATCCTCCCAGCTGGctgacctcctccctccccgccccacccccgcccccacactCTCCTGCTCACTTCTCTGCCCACCAGCACTTTGTGCTCGGCCTTCAGTGGGCCATTCTCTTCCCATTCAAGGAAAAGAGTTCAAGGGACCTGGGCTTTGTGAAATCTCAAAGAAATCCTGAGGCGTcactaaaattagaaattacaaTGTTGTGCTCAGCAGTGGGATGGAGCTTTCTGACCGCACTAGCTTTTCAGGGCAGCAGAGGGACCAATTCATGTTTCCAGCTGATAAAAATGGAACAAATGGACaatcggggtgtgtgtgtgtgtgtgtgtgtgtgtgtgtgtgtgtgtgtgtgtgctgtgggATAGTGGGTCCCGAGAAACTTGGTGGGGGTGTTGGTTCAGCAGTTATACTGTGGATTAAAGGATAAAGacagataaaaatatagaatcaTGTCAATGACACAGAGAAACCTCTAATGACTTtgagagaaggggacagagacagagaaaggttgtattttttttttttttttttgcttctctttaagCAATTCTGCTCCCCTGCAAACTACTGTTATCCCCGTTTTCCAGATCAGAGGTGGAATAGTGGCCAAGCTTTCGCTGCCCCCCAGTCAGGGAGGGAGCCATCAGGCATAATGCTCCCTTTTGCACTCTGACAAGTAGTTGCAGACTTTCCCCCAGACACACTAGAGGAGGGCTAAGAATGTCAGAATGTCATTTACCAGCTTATGGAATCTTCCCATCTtgaaaaaactggagaaaatcCTTTAAAGTGCCATAAAATTCAATCCATATCTGATGCTTAGGCAAGCTGCCACCTAAAAACTGACTTCTCTGCCCAGAGACTCGGTTATTTCTAACCAACTTGCTACCCACGTGGGGAACTCCATGCCAGTGGGTTTCTGGGCTAACTCGCCATTAGTTTTAGGCAGTAAATCACGGAGAGGGGATTACCGGTGTCTGGGAGTGGATTTAACACGGGGAATGGCAACTCAAGTCAAGTTGAAAGCCAGTCAGCATTATAGCAGGCAAAGTGCGGGGGGTATGGGTTGAGTTTCACTCCGAGGGACACGTATATTGAATGACTAGGGTGCTGCATCCGgaaaaataccaagaaataatTGGTAGTTTGCTGGGTATCAGGATTAGTCGTGTACTTGGTGGAACCATTTGGGATAACCAATCTTTGCAAATCAAAAATGGTCAAAGATCAGCAATTTCACATGGTTCAATCTAGTGGTtgaatattacttaaaaaaaaaccccacatgagTTCGGATGTTTTATTTCACATGGGGATTTCAAAGCATTTCTGTTGCAAAGATCTCTTTTAAAGGGGGGCACTGCAGTCCAGACCACAGTGAAGAATCAGAACCGGAAGATACTGCAAATAGAATTCCCCCTGGGTCTTCTTCCAGCTTTGGAACGATACATAAATGCATGCTCCTTGGAAGCTTGACTTCAAGGGACACTAATGTTATTGAGAACAAAGTATGTGACATCTTGAAGCCAAATGATGTGAAGCAGGTCTCTTCACTGCAGGATTTCTCAGAGACCCCAGGATACAAATGTCTATGACCAATTTTCAAAGGGGAGATAAGTGTGTACATGGAATTTCCCAAGTGTACTTGCCCAGACTTACTTCTCACCATATTCTGCACACTTTGACGCGCTCATGTCATTTGGGGGATCTTTTTGGAAtctagattctgattcagtgggtcagGGACTCTGTATTTCTCACAAGCACTCAGTAGATGgcgatgctgatgctgctggttcatGGACCACACTCTGAGTAGTGGAGCTCTAAGGGGGAGGCGTTcgggtgtgggggggtggttaGCATCTCCCAGGGGACCATTCCCAGGCATTTGGGTGGGCCTGGCTCTGAACACGGGAGAAAGGCAGCGCCTTGGCCTCACCTCCATAAACTCGGTGCTGGAGCCCACGTGCTGCCTGAAGCACAGAAGGAAGTTCTCCTCGGTTGGCAGGATCTGCGCCAGCTGTGGGGGCCAGAGAGTGACAGACATTACAGAGGGCCTTCCCAGGGAGCAGAGGAGACTTTCCTGGAGGGAGGATGGTAAATGGCCAGCGGCAAGGCAGCGGGGGATTCGCAATTTGCTTTTTCCCCCAGAATAGCCCTTCACAAGGGAGGAAGGATGTTCTGAGAAGTGCATCTGGGTCACCCCACATCTTAGGGGATGAGCAGCTGAAGGGACAGAAGGTGGTGCCACTTTAAAATACAAGcaggggcaccgggtggctctgttggttaaacatgttacacatctgccttcggctcaggtcatgatcccagggtccttggatgagccccacgtccagctccgtgctcagcggggagcctacttctccttctatctctccccctgctgttttttctctctcatgtgttctctctctcaaataaataaaatcttaaaataaaacgcATGTATCCAGTCTCAAAAGAATACTTAATAGATTATTCCGtctatataaaattctaaaaaaaatgcaaacGAATCtgagattagtggttgcctgggatTTTTAATGGTGATAGGAGTGCTGCATCTTGATTGCAGTGATAATTACATGGCTGTACACAACTGTCTAAACTCACAGAACTTTGCACTTCCAATCAATGCAATTTATTgcatgtgaattatacctcagcAAATCTGgtttttagaaaatgcaaaaagaCTCTTGTTTAGCAAATGCTGTTGGCTGTCCCCTACTTGTTTTGCTCTCAGCTTCCTTGGGTCACAGGCAAATCCTCCTGGGTCTGAGTCAACTAAATGGGGGAACCCTGCTTCCCTTGCCAATGATTGGCTTATGAGGAGCCATGTGACCAAGACctggccaatgagatgtgagGGGAGGTCTGCGAAAAGTCCTCCTGGCAAAGGTTCCATGCTCCTAGGAGTGGGGAAAAGAGATGGATCTGGACATGGTTGTATCTGGATGTGATGCCATCCAGCCATCTTGCTACCAGCCCGAGGGTGAAGCTGTTTTGGGAGCAGAGGACTGCAGAGAAGCAGGGCCGAGGACCTGGCTTCTTTCATCCGGAGCCAACCCGTCCCATGGCTTTTCTCATTGGGAGCCTCTTCTAGTTTAAGGCAGGAGTAGGTAAAAAATGGCACAGGAGCCAAATCTGGCCCAATGCCTGTTTCTGTAAATGAACTTGTCTTGGAACAtggccatgctcattcatttgcatattgtctatggctgctttggTGCCACAGTGGCAGAGTTGAAAGAATTGGGACAAGGACTGTATGGCCCACAGGCCCTAAAACATTTACCATAATCTGgatctttacagaaaaaagtcTGGTAACCCCTGGGCTAGGCCCATTTGAGTCAGGATTTTCTGAGACTTGCAGCGTAGGCATCTATGTTCTTGGGGCCCTTCCTAGATCCCCTTTAGCTAGGCTGGTGGGCCATCCCTCATGCAGTGAAGGATGACCACTAAAGGCCACTAGCTGCCCCCTGCAGCACAGCTGCCTTCCACCAAACCACTGttgctccagccctcctccccaaCTCCCCCACCTAGAGGGGGCAGCCTGTATGCAATGACTGAAATGGGAGTGCAAAGGACCACCCCACCCCTTGCCCGAGGTCAGACCAAGTGTGGCACAATCCACACTCTGGAGCTCCCGGTGAGATCAGGCCAAGACAGGCTCCAGCTGAGACCACATCCTTCCttggctccttcctctgcctgccttttCCTGCTGCGCTCTTTCCTGGTATTGAGAGTTCTTTCTCAATGCATCCCATCTACTTGaatctctgcctcagtctctgctTCTGGGGGACTGACTGAAGGCAGCATCCCACCCAGTCACCTGGGAGGAGCTATGCCCTCATTGGTGTGCTGCTTCCATTATTCTTGACCCCTAGACTACACGACAAGCTGGTGGCCAGAGGTGTGTGGTTAGGCTGGcgcacacatgcatatgtattgTGCATGTATGAacgtgtgtacgtgtgtatgcATAAATTGTTTAGTCAAACAAGGAAGCCATTAAACTGAGGTGGCCTTAATGCCTTAGGAGCCTATGTGAGCAAACCCGAACTGAAACAGTCAAAACAGCCAATGAGGCTTTCCCAAATAATGCAACCACTTAAGCTATCAAATAATGTCAAAtagccaatcaaataatttccttgctcTGCTCCCACCTCTTCTCTATAAGAGTCTTTCCCCAGCTACAGTTGGTGGAGTGTTCCTAACCATTTTTGGTTTGGTGCTGCCCCATTTGAatcaatttttgctcaaataaattcttaaaatttttaatatgcttcaatttatgttttaacgatatgtatttattcaaatataaatgtgtgtatatatattacatataaatgataCATGCTCTATATGTAAATTGTGTacctaaaaatcaattaattaagaATGTTGCCTTTGGATGCCTTTAGGTGGGGCATGAACTCTCTCGTTGCTCTGCTCCTTTCTGTCTTTAGCTGGGCTCATCACACATATGCAATAGTTGTTGGCACCCTGAGAGCATTTAAGGTCTCCAGCCCTGTCTTAGGCCAATGTTTGTTGCTTCCTTCCTtgtgagacacagaaaaagtCCCACCTGTTCTTGTTGGTCAGCCTAAGTGctagaggtggggtgggggtttcCAGACCACCCCCTCATTTAGAAGACTAGAAGAATACTTGTGTGTGGCAGAGGTGATGGATGGCCCCTCCCGTGTAGCTCTTAGCTAGGATAGTAGGACTCACCTCGGCCATCTCGATTTTGCCATCTGAGTTCTTGTCATACTTCTGCATGAACTCCTTCATCTTCTCCCCAAAATTGTCACTCTTTGACATCTGGGGAAAGACAAAGGAGGCTGACTGTGCTGCTGGGCCCCACGTGAACCATGGATCTCCCACCCGCTTGGTATGGCAGTAGTGCGATTCATTTTGCACCCCAAATCTGTTCAGGCTGGGTCAATGCTCTGAGTGGTCAGGGCTGCACTCTTCTCTTCCAGGGTCCCTCAAATCCAAGTGATCTCTCCTTTGAGGCTCAGTCACATGAGGATGGTTCACCTGTACCATGTAATTTGTGTAATTAAATTTGCCCCACTGCCTTTGAGATGGGATTAAACCACAGCTCAATCAGAAGGGCGAGGACTTACTCCCATCACTCAGATGTGAGAACTGAGGCCCCAGCAGTCTACCAAGGCAGCTTCTAATACAACCCACTTATTCCAGGACACCCCAGTAGGTACTAGCACTGCACCAAACCAACATAAATTGCGTATTTTCTTCTCTCAGGTCTAAAGGCAATCCGTGTTTTTCACTCTGATTTTATGCCAGGAGGAATGTGAGGAGACAGTCTTCCAATAGCTGAGAGGTAATTTAAATTATCCACTAGATTATTGTGACTACTACCAAGGCAGAGAACTTGACACGCTCCTTTAGCGCATCATTGCCTACCTTAAATCTAAGGCTCTCCGAGATTGTTAAATCTTAGCCTGTTTTGGGtgctgctgaatcactatatgcATGAatgagctcctcctcctccctcaccaaTGGCGAGTCTACTGGAGCAGCTGGTGCCTCTTCTTGGCTTCTCTGATGACTTCTGGGTGGGTTGTGCACGTCCTTGGTTGGGCCCGGGAAACTACCAATTCTTCAGAAGACAGTCTTTTCTGTATCCCTTCTATTGCTTTCTACCTGGGAACTGGTTTCAATTTGCCACTATTTATTCATCAGTATTTATTGCCTTACATTTACAACTATGCACAGAATGTCCCTAGGCTCTTATCACAAGCGAGGTCATCCAGTTTAGCTTTAACAACAGCCCCAGTGACGTGAGTAGCCTGTCCATTTTACACACAAATGCAGGCTGAGGTGAAGCGTCTTCTGAGGTCACCGGCCGGCGTACCTAGAATTGCAACTTGTGGCGCCTGCTTCTAAGGCCATATTCCTTCTACCATATGACAGCTGCACTGAACACCAGTCCTGGACGGTGTCAGTTGAGATTTTTGTTGACAGCCTTGAGAAACACCCATGGTGCCATCTGAGGAAGGGATGACTAAGATTTCAGACTAGAAGCACTTCATAAAAACACA contains:
- the CALB2 gene encoding calretinin, with product MASPQPQPPYLHLAELTASQFLEIWKHFDADGNGYIEGKELENFFQELEKARKGSGMMSKSDNFGEKMKEFMQKYDKNSDGKIEMAELAQILPTEENFLLCFRQHVGSSTEFMEAWRKYDTDRSGYIEANELKGFLSDLLKKANRPYDEPKLQEYTQTILRMFDLNGDGKLGLSEMSRLLPVQENFLLKFQGMKLTSEEFNAIFTFYDKDGSGYIDENELDALLKDLYEKNKKEMNIQQLTSYRKSVMSLAEAGKLYRKDLEIVLCSEPPM